The Mytilus galloprovincialis chromosome 7, xbMytGall1.hap1.1, whole genome shotgun sequence genome has a window encoding:
- the LOC143082456 gene encoding prolyl 3-hydroxylase 1-like, translated as MALHMLILVLIICLKNTNIDSLSELSKLTYDHLYTEGLKALETGKWFQCVGFLKTAIESRKLYKETVFTCKLKCREGSEFVDNPNLNTINDIDDLLKWKSFSKLVKEYQCTKSCQENQLGFEQIENSEKIDTDFDNHEPYRHLQICYEELKRYTDASCAAYTYYLRNPTDEETIDSINTYKEEFNVNEEDIKNLETKKYQEYRIKGEEVFDQNDWTKVIEWIEIATKEYYQEEERCRVECEDHFNHQSAVNFIQAIAGHYISVLECQLKCQRKLSFIHTDYFPDFVGQNYHLLQTAYYKSGNDEQALECAVTYLVFNPNDEDTLNNKTYFMKKLGYNSENFKARQEAVEHQNRRTDMLQLLYYIRDKLNEIMEHGDNDEKLKNFDGSDKNHETKIQSELSSGTLKKHGNHVKVNEKNGFGEAVIENGRIIADGFLNKNQCQQLINFTNIVGPNSDGLCILNIADSLEHVKKNTKLENSLRLISWAGDQGRNVMANLYNKTKLFVENSFIVCDDPERDDQYSEGCIPQEYGSCLTAEEIDDQELIHHKFVVSIFLSDENEPGHFSFLDRRHKREMSVVSKCGRVVGFRLSDRHRSERSVTQRCSMVFIYSSNKQEDNPVKTYLRDLDKRRDKVIKSNTEDMREFYEKGVKISMGEKELQSKLRFAADGLLTEEQCQTLIDINQEGAIDGDGFDYKKSPMTKSEIFDGLTLSRAAELTYSGILSKQALRLFLDASDYGKVLVEKYFNLTQPLYFDYTQLNCRTAVEGAQTGREDLSHPVHGDNCDIQKDGSCIRNPSGYVHRDFSSLLYLNGDFEGGEFFFAHKNWSAQVSIKPKCGMIVGFDSAEFHGVKAVTKGRRCTLAMWYTLDKRFEEQTRIQVTKILDKIPNEVDAHEHSQYMTTESKNNNEKVKMQEQEGHKTKEKNIHYQEKSDIKEASVQQKLYDKHSKEFKQIVNDKNDKELPNQKELTTTQENKLRKDDEEDDGVTIEVVENDDIHEPVTAYEKRQNLNAKQNSHTEL; from the exons ATGGCATTACATATGTTGATACTTGTACTGATTATCTGtttaaagaatacaaatattGATAGCTTGAGCGAGTTATCTAAACTGACGTATGATCATTTATACACAGAGGGATTAAAAGCGTTAGAAACAGGAAAATGGTTTCAGTGTGTTGGGTTTCTCAAAACAGCTATCGAAAGCAGGAAATTATATAAGGAAACAGTGTTTACCTGTAAATTAAAGTGTCGTGAAGGGTCAGAGTTTGTTGATAATCCAAACTTGAACACCATAAATGACATTGATGATTTGTTGAAATGgaaatcattttcaaaattagtTAAGGAATACCAGTGTACGAAAAGCTGCCAAGAAAATCAATTAGGgtttgaacagattgaaaattcTGAAAAAATCGACACAGATTTTGACAACCATGAACCATACAGACATCTTCAGATTTGTTATGAAGAG TTAAAGAGATATACGGATGCATCATGTGCTGCTTATACATATTACCTAAGGAATCCTACAGATGAGGAAACCATTGATAGTATTAATACTTACAAAGAAGAGTTTAATGTTAACGAAGAAGACATCAAGAATTTAGAGACTAAAAAGTATCAG GAATATAGAATCAAAGGTGAAGAGGTTTTTGATCAGAATGATTGGACTAAAGTAATTGAATGGATTGAAATTGCAACTAAGGAATACTATCAAGAGGAAGAAAGGTGCCGAGTAGAATGTGAAGATCATTTTAACCACCAATCTGCCGTAAACTTCATTCAGGCTATAGCTG GTCACTATATTTCTGTGTTAGAATGTCAACTGAAATGTCAAAGGAAGCTGAGCTTTATACATACAGATTACTTCCCAGATTTTGTTGGACAGAATTATCATCTTCTTCAAACTGCATATTACAAAA GTGGAAACGATGAACAGGCCTTGGAATGTGCAGTTACATATCTTGTTTTCAATCCAAACGACGAGGACACTTTAAACAACAAAACatactttatgaaaaaattgGGATATAACAGTGAAAATTTTAAAGCTCGGCAG GAAGCTGTAGAACATCAGAATCGCAGAACGGATATGTTACAGTTGTTGTACTATATACGAGACAAACTCAATGAGATTATGGAACACGGAGATAATGacgaaaaattaaagaattttgatGGGTCCGACAAGAACCAT GAGACCAAAATTCAAAGTGAACTAAGTTCCGGTACCTTAAAGAAACACGGAAATCATgtgaaagtaaatgaaaaaaatggtttCGGAGAAGCAGTGATTGAAAATGGCAGAATCATAGCTGATGGGTTCCTAAATAAAAACCAGTGTCAACAACTAATAAACTTTACAAAT ATAGTAGGACCGAATTCTGATGGCCTTTGCATTCTGAATATAGCTGATAGCTTAGAG CATGTAAAGAAAAACACAAAGTTGGAAAATTCTTTAAGATTGATTTCATGGGCTGGTGATCAGGGTCGAAATGTCATGGCCAATTTGTATAACAAGACGAAGTTATTTGTTGAAAACTCTTTCATTGTTTGTGATGATCCGGAGAGAGATGATCAAT ATTCAGAAGGTTGCATACCACAAGAGTATGGCAGTTGTTTAACTGCAGAAGAGATTGACGATCAAGAACTCATACATCATAAATTTGT AGTTTCAATCTTCTTGTCTGATGAAAATGAACCAGGGCATTTTAGTTTTCTTGACAGAAGACATAAAAGAGAA ATGTCTGTTGTGTCAAAATGTGGACGAGTTGTTGGCTTTAGATTATCTGACAGGCACAGATCAGAGAGATCAGTAACACAGAGATGTTCTATGGTTTTCATTTATTCATCTAACAAACAAGAGGACAATCCAGTCAAAACATATCTTAGGGACTTGGATAAAAGACGTGATAAAGTTATAAAATCGAACACAGAAGACATGAGAGAATTTTATGAgaaag GTGTTAAAATTAGCATGGGTGAAAAAGAATTACAAAGTAAACTAAGATTTGCAGCTGACGGACTTCTAACTGAAGAGCAGTGTCAAACACTGATAGACATCAACCAG GAAGGAGCTATTGATGGAGACGGATTTGATTATAAGAAATCTCCTATGACTAAAAGTGAAATATTTGATGGACTTACTCTCAGTAGAGCTGCAGAG TTGACATATTCTGGTATACTCAGTAAGCAGGCCCTTCGGCTTTTTCTAGATGCAAGTGATTATGGAAAAGTTTTGGTAGAAAAGTATTTCAACTTGACTCAACCATTATATTTTGATTACACTCAGTTGAATTGCAGGACTGCTGTAGAAg GTGCACAAACGGGTAGAGAGGATTTAAGTCACCCAGTACATGGAGATAACTGTGACATACAAAAAGATGGCTCATGTATACGAAACCCTTCTGGATATGTACACAGAGACTTTAG CTCGCTTTTATATCTGAATGGTGACTTTGAAGGTGGTGAATTCTTCTTTGCTCATAAAAATTGGTCAGCGCAG GTTTCAATCAAACCCAAATGTGGCATGATTGTAGGTTTTGATTCTGCTGAATTTCATGGTGTTAAAGCAGTTACAAAGGGTAGACGTTGTACACTAGCTATGTGGTATACCCTAGACAAACGATTTGAGGAACAAACTAGAATACAAGTCACAAAAATATTAGACAAAATACCAAATGAAGTAGATGCTCATGAACACAGTCAATATATGACAACTGAGAgtaaaaacaataatgaaaaagTGAAAATGCAAGAACAAGAAGGACACAAGACAAAAGAAAAGAATATACATTACCAAGAGAAAAGTGATATCAAAGAAGCATCGGTACAACAGAAACTCTACGATAAACATAGTAAAGAATTTAAACAAATAGTTAATGATAAGAATGACAAAGAGTTACCGAATCAAAAAGAATTAACTACAACTCAAGAAAATAAACTTAGGAAAGATGATGAAGAAGATGACGGAGTAACGATTGAAGTCGTTGAAAATGATGATATTCATGAACCAGTAACTGCTTATGAAAAGAGACAAAATTTGAATGCAAAACAAAATTCGCATACGGAATTATAA
- the LOC143084444 gene encoding complement C1q-like protein 3 produces the protein MNIPWFCFFINIFVLTDGLAEQIKCLEAESDLTKYINWQMEIYNAGRNSPSPQKCQDMLKERPAFFVFVKADSVSFTGHDILKFDDVRTNIGNHYNASTGYFTAPKPGLYEISCLLFGCGTSAVTFQIHKNSQIFGYGYTPGREWNSNTVSLLMELKKGDNVYVKHRHPNKKETVQGTQHSYFSGRLLQ, from the exons ATGAATATTCCCTGGTTCTGTTTTTTCATCAATATCTTTGTATTGACCGATGGACTAGCTGAACAGATAAAATGTTTGGAAGCAGAATCTGATCTCACGAAATACATAAATTGGCAGATGGAGATTTATAATGCTGGACGTAACAGTCCCTCACCACAGAAATGTCAAG atatGTTGAAAGAGAGGCCAGCTTTCTTTGTGTTTGTGAAGGCCGACAGTGTTTCGTTCACTGGACATGACATTTTGAAATTTGACGATGTGAGAACAAACATAGGGAATCACTACAACGCATCCACTGGATACTTTACAGCTCCAAAACCAGGGTTGTATGAAATATCTTGTCTTTTGTTTGGATGTGGAACCTCCGCAGTTACCTTCCAGATACATAAAAACAGTCAGATTTTTGGCTATGGATATACACCAGGCAGAGAATGGAATTCGAATACTGTGTCTCTACTGATGGAGTTGAAGAAAGGAGACAATGTATATGTCAAGCATCGACATCCAAACAAGAAAGAAACCGTCCAAGGAACTCAACATTCATATTTTTCTGGCCGTCTTCTACAATAA